In the genome of Juglans microcarpa x Juglans regia isolate MS1-56 chromosome 6S, Jm3101_v1.0, whole genome shotgun sequence, the window GAAACAATTTAgtttcaaaacataaaacaatCTTCCGACGAATATCTCAACCAATCACCTGTGGTTTCTTTACCATCCATAAATTCTTCACCAGTGGTAGGGATCCTTAACAAGCAACCACCACACTATTACAGTCTTTTGCGtcaaaatgacttaattcaatTGACCCAATAAATCAAGAAGATGCAGGAAATAAAACTCAAACAAAAGCAGTTCAATTTCAAATACTACGTGCAATCAACAACAAAATCTTTACCAATCACTCACCGGTTTCTTCATCAGCCCTGGACTTCCACCCCTCGCACCTTAACGCTGACCCCCACTGCATCCTATAGCAAGTATTGAGCTCAATCACGGGCTTCCCGCTCCAGTCCCCTTTCAACCTCGGGTTGAAATGCAAAATTCTAGATGGGTCCTCGCCCTCAGCAGTCTTCAAGCCCTGCAATTCCACCATGAATTGCGACACCATCACCGAGTCTCTGTCGTTCTTCACCATCGCTATCTTCGGTTCGTGTTCGACATGCGCCGGCCTTGGCTTCCCAACCAAAGTCACGTACGACCCCAATGTGAGGCCGCACGGTAGCACTGCGACTTGCTTCCAGGTCAAGAACTCCGACTCGGATAACGAAACTGAATGCGGGCACCGCTCCACCGACCGGTTCTCTGTCTTTTTGACGGTAACTTTTGTTTTTCCCGATTGCATATCTGCCCAGAACGATTTCCCCACTTCCCAGGCCGCCCCCGCCGACTTGTAAAGTGCCGAAGCCCCGTCCCCACGACCCGAAATGAAAGTTTTGGGGTCGAACGCCAAGCCGGATAACATTCTGTACTCGAGAGGTTGAGACTGACTAGGCTGAGGAGAGTTAAGGGAGATAAGTTTATTGGGGCGAGTCGGGGCATCTCGTTCTTCCAAGTCCTCCTCGGACTCGAGCCGAGAGAGCCGAGAGAGAGCCTCCTGAGACACAGCACCAAACCCAGTCCTGAACACAAAGGGGATTTCTAGGAAGACCATAAGAATATACAAAAGCCCCACTCCGATCACAATCTGCACCAATCTTTGCCTGCTCAGAGACACGACCATGTCGAACTTTTCCAGTTTTCCCCTCTTCATCCCCATTTTTTAACACAACTAAGCCCCGGAACCCAGAGGGGATCCCCAATACTCCACTGGGTTGAAGTCCGGATTTTTTAATACGAGAAAAAAATCACAGAacgatatacatatatatatatatatatatacacacatatatgaaAAACTACAAGGAAAGTAAAGAGAGGTAGGTTAGTAGCAATGGGCAGAAGCGCGCAGACTTGAGGGAAATAGAGAAGAAGTTCCAAGGGCTTCGAGAGAATTGGGATGGAGTCCTGAGACTTTTCAAATGGGAAAAGCAAGAGGATGCTGAAGAAATCAAGAAAAGAGACGTAGACGGAGAATACACTCGCATCAAGGTGGTacttcttatttatatatttttggcaATGAATGCGTAGTACATTTGGTAAATGAACAAGATTAAACGAGAATATGCTAATACTAATGTTAGgcataaaatataagaataagaataatgttagaatgtaatcttatttatttcttttattttgatcgtttacgtgtttaatttttttaaaattttttttatttactgattaaagaaataattattagtgtattaatatttttttattttttaaaaatgtttaaagatattaaaaatatgagttttattgaggaaaatttagtttttcatattttttatggtatattatactttttataaaGGGTTTATACGAGATTTGTACATTTGAGACttctatacaatttttttaattatttctcaaaactaaaatatattttaattttaaaattttctactttttttatttaattgtttcaatttttaaaaacttcaaaacaaaacaaaaaaatcaatacaacattttaaaataaaaattatattcaaataatttttaaattatataatttttttattcaactttttttattattattttctaaaatttaattaaacatcttaactctaaccattttattacttttcacaaaattcaaatatactTCATATGTCCAAACCAGCACGTAACTTCTACTACTATGATAAGGTAGCTTAGTTTATCAATTtcttacttttgttttttttttatttaaatcaagtGATAattcaagaataataaaaagtacatttataaaataaaaacaatattgtCTATAAAGTTACTCTaaaattgatgttatttttaataagtggcacaattatattaattaattataaaataaatgataaaatagttataaaataactaaagttatatcattatctatattttttctaGAGTTATATCCGGTacgattataaaattatgtaaattttgcgcacttctttaaaaaaaaataaaataaaatctgttattaaaaatataattttttatatagatcacaaatttatttatttttttaaaagaactaCATCTTACACACTTTAAAACTAtcaatgttatttattttttctctatcgtTTGACCGAGCTGGCTAAAGTGACTACTGGCACTTAATTGACTGTCATTTTCCAATGGAAATTGGaaactattatatatactgtGTTAATGAAGTTTTAAGactctttcttgaaaaattttgatatgtaattttttttatttagattttcaatataaataagaaaatttgaatatgtCTCTTtgaatacattttattttaaaatttgtgaaaatgaatGTGAAGAATTGGGTTTTTTAAGATATTTCTACTTTAGTTGTCTGTAAAAGTTATGttggtttttatatattttaagttttaacttgGATTTAAGTAGATTATTGGATGAAAATGTTGAAGTAGTAAATTTTTATGTATAAGACCtattttatcagttttcttttaaaattcaagtttaaaatttcataatttttaacatatcaataactgacatatCAGCACATATTATTATGTAAGTAAAAATTGTAAATACGAATAGCAATTTCCTTAACTTTCTTTTCCTAAGATTTTGAAGATTGGTTGAAATAAACATGGCTATATTTTCGAAAAATAACAACTTTTTTAcgatcttattttaaatttagagtatttttgtaaaataggGTTGTGAGAGTGTCCTTACtttacaaaaactaaaatagGGTTGTGAGAGTGTCCTTACTTTACAAAAACTAGTgtcataaaattgtaaaaaagttgtaaaCATGAATATGTATCtttaattactttatattttttttgttcaactcACATATTATtgaattgatataatattatttatcaattttcaaacttattatttaaaaaaataaaggttgaCGGAAGATACAACATCAATattgttaacgtcatgtttcgtATGCTTTTGAGCCAGGTTCTAACAAATTAGGTCTTTAGAATTGGACTTacgaaaatagagaagaatgcAACTGGAAAGGGGTTCTTGGGACtggggagtctccgatgccaaaattagtatcatgttttggaagtttgtaaataatgaaagagttTAGGGATCATAGAGAGTTTCTCGTATCTAGAGGTTGCTATTTATACCGAAAGTCTGGGGGGACAGATCTTGTCTGCCCTTATGGAGTCTATGTCCTTTgtactgttcattttgtcaaagttatttaatgtggcgtggtttCTTGATTTGTTTACCTTCAGTAGTCTGTCAATATCCCCATGTCAGAAGATCAAAAGTTCTCCGTCTTTCTTGTTCTGCCCTGTACAAGTCTCCATGAGGAGAGTGTGGCCAAGCGACGTCACGCTTGTTCGTCCCATCTGTCATCATTGTTTACTTTTCCTTGTAGGCGACTTGATTCATGGGTAGGTTTAAACCCTGGGGTCGAGTATCGGGTCAAAGCCCAGCGGGCTTGTGAAATGAGAAAAATCCCCTTATAAATATggtataatgataataaaataagagtatatATAGAGCATAACTATTTACTTACATGGATCCTAATTTATAACCAACTTaagataagaataaaaatatgtcTATTTAACACGATGCCAAATTATTTACCAcatgaaaaagtgaaaataaagagatgtgaatatgaattatttttataacctACATTTTTGCTTATATGTGCTCTatgtaaaaaaagataaactttatatatattcaaacaagtGGTAGAGTTAAACACAATATAAAACTGTATccagtattaattttttttttttttaactctgcGATAAAAGAGATGTCTCTTTATTTCTTGATAATGTCCATTACAATCTTTGGCAACACTTGGAATCGTGTCTactgattttactttttttgtcaATTGATCATACTCCTTTGTAGACAAGATGATTCTAAACTAATGTAATGTAATGAATTTAGAGGTTAGTCTTTTATGTATAAACTttaatatcataaaaatcaagATTCATCgctagaaaaatcaaaattgataaaaaaaaaaaaaaaaagctttatcTTTTATCTCGGATAAGATTTTTAAGagtgtgtttggcaagtgagagtacttaAGGTACTCTCactattattctttactttattattactttttacctacttttctactattcaatacttttcacctactttttaatattttattattactttttcattacttttttactattattcacaaatattctcaacactcctcaggtattctcactatccaaaccaaacctAAGAGTTTGtgtccaaattttaaaatttagaatggaaaaaaaaatgtatatacaaaaatgaatactacaacaaaaacaaattttaagaattttgtgGGCAtctttatttacttaataaatatCCTAGaatctatcatatatatatagagagagagatagagagagagactataatcacaaatagattatacaaaagtaattctacaaactgatgtgatatgatgtggttcgtcagattgtaaagttatttttattgtaaagtagatctaacagactACATGAAGccacgtcagtttataaaatcacatcaatttgtagaattacttttatataatctctttgtggttgtagcaatacttatatatatatatgagctaaatcttaaaatttggggaaaatatttttaaaaaataaattattttatttcatcatatatACCAAAGTCAACTCAAGCTTAATATGAGCATTGACATTGGTTTAAtcaaatttaatgaaaagtaaatgttttctataaatctaaaaccttcCTAGTCATAACTCTACATttgatatttaatttaaatatactgtagtttaaaattaaaaaataataatttaaataaataaaataatagttataaaatatgaatagattTATGTGTATAACAAATCTAATACattgatttaaaaaacaaacctttcaaattttgatgaaaagcaGCTCCTGAAAAGACAGATATCAGTGCTCTAAAAGGGCAGTGCAAGAATTTATTAACCTCCATCTAATGTAGATTGCAAATAATACAATATGCCAAAAGAGAAAATTTCCTATGTAGCTTAGCTAAATTGCCAGACGGCAAAGTAACCAGGCAAGTACCTACTTTGGTACTTACTCTAGCGAGTGGGAATCAAAAGGGCATTAATATTGTGAAATGTTACTCGAAAGCTCCGCCTCTCcgatcaaaattcaaaactattcaATGGACTCGACTTATTAGTCGGTGTTTATGAGGACCTCAAACCATAACTATAACTTTTGTGCGTCTAATCTAATTATTAGattttactattaaaataacttatttttttttaaatgtaaatcgactttgttttaatttagagataagttgagatgattttagatgaattgaataaaatagtattcttaatattattattattttagaatttaaaaagattgaattatttattatattttatgtaaaaatttgagaaagttgtaatgataagataaaataagttgaaatgagttttgaatccaatcaaaatttattcattattttttaaaagaatgcgcgagatttgtatattttaaaagtgtaaacatcatttttcaaaaattttaaattgttttacttGTTTTCAAAGGATATGATTGAAGTTTGCAATGCCTTCATcatgtacaaattattttctttagagTAAGCAAAGTGTTTCGAAGAAGATAAAATCTGTCAAAAGTGCTtggatataaattttattcttgat includes:
- the LOC121237255 gene encoding hydroxyproline O-galactosyltransferase GALT6-like isoform X2 — its product is MGMKRGKLEKFDMVVSLSRQRLVQIVIGVGLLYILMVFLEIPFVFRTGFGAVSQEALSRLSRLESEEDLEERDAPTRPNKLISLNSPQPSQSQPLEYRMLSGLAFDPKTFISGRGDGASALYKSAGAAWEVGKSFWADMQSGKTKVTVKKTENRSVERCPHSVSLSESEFLTWKQVAVLPCGLTLGSYVTLVGKPRPAHVEHEPKIAMVKNDRDSVMVSQFMVELQGLKTAEGEDPSRILHFNPRLKGDWSGKPVIELNTCYRMQWGSALRCEGWKSRADEETVDGQVKCEKWIRDDHHGTEESKATWWLNRLIGRTKTVTVDWPYPFAEGKLFVLTLSAGLEGYHVNIDGRHVTSFPYRTGFSMEDATGLSVIGDVDIHSVYAASLPSSHPSFSPQRHLEFSNRWKAPPLLDEDAELFIGILSAGNHFAERMAVRKSWMQHKLIKSSIVAARFFVALEWPEEDYPPYANGPGYILSSDIAHFIVSEFETHKLRIFKMEDVSMGMWVEQFNSSKPVVYVHSLKFCQFGCMEDYYTAHYQSPRQIMCMWTKLQLHGRPQCCNMR